Sequence from the Oceanococcus atlanticus genome:
GGATGCGGCTCAGCCTGAGACCGTGTTTGTGACCCTGGGTGGCTACTCCACGGCGCGCTGGATTCAGCCGGGTGGCTACCTGGACGAGAACGCCAACATCGGTGAAGGCCATGTGTTCCGTTCCGATGATGCCGGTGAGAACTTCCGCGACATTTCCGGCAACCTGCCGGACACCAATGTCACCGCTATTCTCAAGCGTGGTAACCAGTTGATCGTAGGTACCGATATCGGTGTCTTCATTTCCAGCGATCTGGAAGGTAGCCAATGGGCACCGCTGGGCGATCTGGAAAATGTGCCGGTCAACCAGCTGGTGCTGCAGCCGGGCGATAACCGCAAGCTGTTCGCGGGCACCTTCGGGCGTGGCGTCAAGCTGTATCAGTTTGATGAGGCTGTGGCCGATGACGACGTCAGTGGTGGCGAGCGCGGTGGCCTGTTGCCGTCGCGTGGTGGTGCGCTGGGCTACGGCGTCTTGTTGATTGCCCTGTTCGGTCTGCTGCGTCGCCGTCGTTTGGCTTAACGCGAAAACGGCTTAAAAAGCCCGGCAAGACTTCGGTTTTGCCGGGCTTTTTTGTTAAATTGATGGCCATGGTCATACGCTCAAACATGCTGTCTTTGCGTGTCGCCCGGTTCGTCGCCGCGGTGATGCTGGGGTTGTTTGCCGCGCACGCTGCTGCGGCTAGCGATGTTTTTCCGCGCCCGCCCGAGCTGGAGCACAAGATTGCCTTCTGGCGCAGCGTGTTCGGTGAATATTCGCAGCATCAGATCATTCTCCATGACCGCAAGAATGTGTCGGTTGTTTACAAGGTGCTGGATTTCACCGATGTGGTCGATTTGCTCGATGACACCGAGCTGCGCATGCACAAACGGCGCATCGAAGAGCAAGAAAAAGCCGCTCTGCGCAGCTTGATGCTGCGCCTGGCGGATGATCCGTCAGAGCGTGGCCTGGATGATGAGGCGCGCAGCATTCGCAATACGCTCAAAACGCACGGTTTGCTCAAGCCCGAGCACTTGCGGGAGATTGCCGAGGATCTGCGCGGGCAAGCCGGACTGCGTGAGAAAACCGAAGCGGCGATCATGCGTTCCGGGCGCTATCTGCCCTACATGGAAAAGGTGTTTGCCGATGCCGGCTTGCCGGTTGAGCTGACGCGTTTGCCGCTGGTTGAATCCAGTTTCAATACCCGGGCCTATTCCAAGAGTGGTGCAGCCGGGATGTGGCAGTTCATGCCGGGTACGGCCAAGCGCTACATGAGCTACGACGAAGTCGGCGATGATCGACGTGACCCGTGGCTGTCGACCGAGGGTGCGGCCCAACATCTGAGTGATGATTATTCCCTTCTGCAGGACTGGCCCTTGGCGGTTACCGCGTACAACTTTGGGCGCTACGGTCTGGCTCGCGGCCTGGATGAGATTGGTGGCAGTTCACTGGTCGAATTGATTGAAGATTACGAACATCCGCGCTGGGGTTTTGCAGCCAAGAATTTCTATGCCGAATTCCTTGCCGCGCTTGACGTCGAATCCAACGCGCTGCAGTACTTTGGGCCGCTGCGCCGCGATGCGCCGGATCATTTTGACGAGGTGACCACCGAGCACTTCGTGCGTTACGACACCCTGCGTCGCCTGTCGCGTCAGGATGCTGAGCGTTTTCTCGAGCTGAATCCGAGCTTCTCTACCGCGGTTCAGCGAGGCGAGTTGCTGGTGCCGCCGCAGCGCCGCATCCGTTTGCCACGGGGCCACGGTCAGCATTTTCGTTCAGCCTATGCCCGGCTTGATGACTCTGAGCTGTTCAGTCGTCAGTTTGTCTATTACCGCAATCACCGTGTGCGCTCCGGGCAGACCTTGAGTGGGCTGGCCCAGCAGTACGGCACCTCCGTGCGGGCGATCCGTCAGGCCAACGGTTTGAGCAGCAGCCATTTCATCCGTATTGGCCAGGTGCTGAAAATCCCGCCCAACGGTCAGCGGCCGGTCATTCACAAGGTGCGCAGCGGTGAAACCCTGATTGGTATCGCCCGGCGTTACGGTGCGTCGGTGCGCCAGCTGCAGGCCCTCAACGACATTGATCGCCCGGAATACCTGCGTGTTGGGGTGCGTCTGCAGGTGCCGGCATCGGGTCGGCCAGCCTATGCCTGGCACACCATCCGGTCGGGCCAGACCGTGGAAACCATTGCCCGGCAGTACGGTGTGTCGGTCAGCGCTATTGCTTCGGCGAATGCCTTGTCCGACGTCAATCGGATCCGGGCTGGGCAGCGCCTCAAGGTGCCTGGCGGTTAGTCACGCTTTGCCGCACAGCCTGGTCGTGCTAGTTTTGCGCACTGCAACATAAACGGATAGGGCATGCGCAAGGACAAACGACTACAGCGCGATCTCGACAACGCCGAGGATTACCGCAGCTGGCGGGCGGCTGCACTGGAGTTGGATGAGCTTGAGGGCAAGGCCGACTGGCGCGCCGAGGATGAATCGCGGGATTACGATTTCAGGCTGATTCGCGCTCGTCTGAACGAGCTGCGTCAGCTGCGCGAAGAGCAACGCGTCAGCGAGCTGGTCTACGCCCTGCACGAAGGCTTGCACGGCAATCTGGGCGGTATCGCCAACCCCAAGATCTATACCTATTGCCGGGTCGGCACCAAGCTGCTCATCGAAGAGTACCTGCACGAAGTCGCAATTTGTCTTAACTATTTGTGCGACAACGAGTTCCCAGACTTCACGCTGGACGACAAGATTCGTTTCTTCAAGCGCACCGGCTCCAGTTTCGGGCGTTCCGGCCTGATGCTGTCGGGTGGCGCAACGCTGGGCATGTTCCATCTGGGCGTGATCAAGGCGCTGTGGAGTGAAGATGTGTTGCCGCGGGTGCTGTCGGGCTCCAGCGCCGGTTCGATCATTGCCGGCGCAGTGGGTACGCGCACCGACGAAGAGCTGACCGAGATGTTCGAGCCGGGCGGCTTGTATCTGGATGCATTTCGCCTGTTCGATCTGCGCAGCGCCATGCGCAACCGTTCACTCATGGATCAAGGTCAGCTGTGGCATTGCCTGCAGCAGAACATGGGCGACTACACTTTCGAAGAAGCCTTCGAGCGCACCCGGCGCATCGTCGGCATCACGGTGTCGCCGATCGAGCCGCATCAGCATGGGCGTTTGCTCAACTACCTGACCGCACCCAATGTGCTGATCAACCGTGCGTCGCTGGCGTCATGTGCCATTCCGGGGGTGTTTCCGCCGGTGATGCTGCAGGCCAAGAGCTACGACGGCGACATCATCGGCTACATGCCGAGCAAGCGTTGGCAGGACGGGACCCTGCGCAGCGACCTGCCGATGTTGCGCATCGCCCGTCTGCACAACGTCAATCACTACATCGTGAGCCAGACCAATCCGCATGTGGTGCCCTTCATGAAGGATGACCGCGCGCGCAATTCAACCGGTCTGGTGTCGCTGGTGTCCGAGCTGGCCCGCAGCAGTTACGGGGTTTACAGCAAACACATCGTGGAAACCGCGCGTCATCGCATGGACCCGGAAGGCTGGTGGCGGGTGGCCGAGAAGCTGCTGGCCCTGACCAACCAGCGCTTCTCCGGCGACATCAACATTTTCCCCAGCCAGCATCCCAAAAAGCTGATGCGCATGCTGTCCAGCCCGACCGAAGAGGACATGCGCCACTTCATTCGCTCTGGCGAGCGCCGAACCTGGCCGCAGATCGAGCGGATCCGCAACTCCAGCGTCATCTCGCGCACCTTCGAGGCCTGTTTGCAGCGCATGAAGGATCGCGGCGAAACGCGCCGGGACAAAGCCCCCGGTGAGCGTGTGGTACGTTTAAGGGCTTCTTCCTCGCGAGCCTGAGCATGGCCAGTTCGTCGTTTGGGTGGGGTGGTTTCGCCCTGCGTTTTGTTTTTGCATTGCTGCTGGTCCTGCTGACCTACAACCCGGAAGGTTGGTCGTTCCTGCACTGGGTGTCGCGCGATGTCTCGCAGATGATCGCGCTCAAGGCGCTGGCCGGGGTGCTGCTTGCGGTTGGCTGGACCATCTACATCCGCGCAACCCTGCGCTCGCTGGGCCCGGTGGGCATGATTCTGGCGCTGGCGCTGTTCGGCTGCATGGTCTGGGTGCTGATCGATTTCAAGCTGGTCGACACGCAATCGCTGCGGGTGGTCAGTTATCTGGTGATTTTCGTCATTTCCGCTGTTATGGCGGTGGGGATCAGCTGGTCGCATGTGCGGCGGCGTCTCAGTGGTCAGGTCGATGCGGACGATGTTGACGAGTAACGCTGCGGTTTTGCCGCGCTGATGCACGCGCACGCAGCGTTTTTGCGCGACGGGCTGGACCAGCTTGGGCTTGATGCCGGTCTGGCCGATCCGCTGCTGAGCTTTGCCCAGGAGTTGCTGCACTGGAACCGGCGGATCAATCTCACCGCGATAACCGATGAGCGCCAGGTGCTGGTCCAGCATGTGCTGGATTCGCTCAGCGTATTGCCGCATGTGCAGGGCGGGCGTTTGATGGACGTGGGCAGTGGCGGTGGCCTGCCCGGTGTGTTGATTGCATTGGCGCGCCCTGATGTGAACGTGCTCAGTGTGGAAAGTCGGCACAAGAAGATCGCCTTCCAGCGGCATGTTGCCCGGGTGCTGGGGTTGAATAACTTTCAGGCTGAAGCCTGCCGCGTTGAAGCCTGGCAGGCCGATGCGCCGTATCCGCAGATCATCAGCCGGGCATTTGCCTCGCTCGCTGATTTCGTGACCTTGGCGGGCGTACATCTGGCGCCGGGTGGACAGATGCTGGCCATGAAGGGTAAAGCCGAGGCGAATGAGCGTGAGGCTGTGCCGACACCTTGGCAGGTGGTTAAAATGCCGCGTTTGACCGTCCCGTCGCTGAGCG
This genomic interval carries:
- a CDS encoding LysM peptidoglycan-binding domain-containing protein, which encodes MVIRSNMLSLRVARFVAAVMLGLFAAHAAAASDVFPRPPELEHKIAFWRSVFGEYSQHQIILHDRKNVSVVYKVLDFTDVVDLLDDTELRMHKRRIEEQEKAALRSLMLRLADDPSERGLDDEARSIRNTLKTHGLLKPEHLREIAEDLRGQAGLREKTEAAIMRSGRYLPYMEKVFADAGLPVELTRLPLVESSFNTRAYSKSGAAGMWQFMPGTAKRYMSYDEVGDDRRDPWLSTEGAAQHLSDDYSLLQDWPLAVTAYNFGRYGLARGLDEIGGSSLVELIEDYEHPRWGFAAKNFYAEFLAALDVESNALQYFGPLRRDAPDHFDEVTTEHFVRYDTLRRLSRQDAERFLELNPSFSTAVQRGELLVPPQRRIRLPRGHGQHFRSAYARLDDSELFSRQFVYYRNHRVRSGQTLSGLAQQYGTSVRAIRQANGLSSSHFIRIGQVLKIPPNGQRPVIHKVRSGETLIGIARRYGASVRQLQALNDIDRPEYLRVGVRLQVPASGRPAYAWHTIRSGQTVETIARQYGVSVSAIASANALSDVNRIRAGQRLKVPGG
- a CDS encoding DUF3336 domain-containing protein — encoded protein: MRKDKRLQRDLDNAEDYRSWRAAALELDELEGKADWRAEDESRDYDFRLIRARLNELRQLREEQRVSELVYALHEGLHGNLGGIANPKIYTYCRVGTKLLIEEYLHEVAICLNYLCDNEFPDFTLDDKIRFFKRTGSSFGRSGLMLSGGATLGMFHLGVIKALWSEDVLPRVLSGSSAGSIIAGAVGTRTDEELTEMFEPGGLYLDAFRLFDLRSAMRNRSLMDQGQLWHCLQQNMGDYTFEEAFERTRRIVGITVSPIEPHQHGRLLNYLTAPNVLINRASLASCAIPGVFPPVMLQAKSYDGDIIGYMPSKRWQDGTLRSDLPMLRIARLHNVNHYIVSQTNPHVVPFMKDDRARNSTGLVSLVSELARSSYGVYSKHIVETARHRMDPEGWWRVAEKLLALTNQRFSGDINIFPSQHPKKLMRMLSSPTEEDMRHFIRSGERRTWPQIERIRNSSVISRTFEACLQRMKDRGETRRDKAPGERVVRLRASSSRA
- a CDS encoding DUF6524 family protein, with product MASSSFGWGGFALRFVFALLLVLLTYNPEGWSFLHWVSRDVSQMIALKALAGVLLAVGWTIYIRATLRSLGPVGMILALALFGCMVWVLIDFKLVDTQSLRVVSYLVIFVISAVMAVGISWSHVRRRLSGQVDADDVDE
- the rsmG gene encoding 16S rRNA (guanine(527)-N(7))-methyltransferase RsmG, whose product is MHAHAAFLRDGLDQLGLDAGLADPLLSFAQELLHWNRRINLTAITDERQVLVQHVLDSLSVLPHVQGGRLMDVGSGGGLPGVLIALARPDVNVLSVESRHKKIAFQRHVARVLGLNNFQAEACRVEAWQADAPYPQIISRAFASLADFVTLAGVHLAPGGQMLAMKGKAEANEREAVPTPWQVVKMPRLTVPSLSADRHLVILERGGGAHSGPHGPEEQEA